A single window of Acidimicrobiales bacterium DNA harbors:
- a CDS encoding hypothetical protein (possible pseudo, frameshifted), with amino-acid sequence MRGDRRPRREPRSESRLLTGWGRTSPTRAEVVYAEDVDDVVAAVSDSPPRGVVARGLGRAYGDAAQCAGGRVVDCTPMSGILALDVENALVRVRAGTSLDTLMRRLVPLGLFVPVTPGTRQVTVGGSDSRGRAREESP; translated from the coding sequence ATGCGGGGTGACAGACGTCCGCGCCGGGAGCCGAGATCGGAGAGCAGGCTCTTGACCGGTTGGGGGAGGACGAGCCCGACCAGAGCGGAGGTGGTCTACGCCGAGGACGTCGACGACGTGGTGGCCGCCGTCTCTGATTCACCGCCCAGAGGAGTCGTCGCCCGCGGACTCGGAAGGGCGTACGGTGACGCCGCGCAATGCGCGGGGGGGAGGGTCGTCGACTGCACCCCCATGTCGGGAATCCTCGCTCTGGACGTAGAGAACGCACTCGTCCGTGTCCGAGCGGGCACCTCTCTGGACACTCTCATGCGGCGACTGGTCCCACTAGGCCTGTTCGTACCGGTGACACCCGGCACCAGGCAGGTCACGGTGGGGGGGAGCGATAGCCGCGGACGTGCACGGGAAGAATCACCATAG
- a CDS encoding putative enoyl-CoA hydratase/isomerase — MTVQFEKRGNTALVTIDRPDARNAVNGEVASGIENAIDQIEADDEIWTGILTGAGPVFCAGADLKAINSGQAASLMTERGGFAGIVTRERTKPIIAAVDGPALAGGCEIVLACDLVVASREATFGIPEVKRCLVAAAGGLFRLPRQLPLKVALEMGLTGDPISAERAWQLGLVNVLCEPGKAVDEAFALAERINANAPVAVRETRRLMLSLPSQDDAKAIEESGRAMAKVMSSEDFAEGITAFIEKRPPRWKGR, encoded by the coding sequence ATGACTGTCCAGTTCGAGAAGCGGGGAAACACGGCGCTCGTGACGATCGATCGTCCGGATGCGCGCAACGCAGTGAACGGGGAGGTCGCGTCGGGCATAGAGAACGCGATCGACCAGATCGAGGCCGATGACGAGATCTGGACGGGGATTCTCACCGGTGCAGGGCCGGTCTTCTGTGCTGGTGCGGACCTCAAGGCGATCAACTCCGGCCAGGCCGCGAGCCTGATGACCGAGCGGGGTGGGTTCGCCGGAATCGTCACGCGAGAGCGAACCAAGCCGATCATCGCCGCCGTCGACGGCCCTGCCCTGGCAGGAGGGTGTGAGATCGTTCTGGCTTGCGACCTCGTGGTGGCGTCCCGGGAGGCGACCTTCGGCATACCGGAGGTGAAGCGCTGCCTGGTGGCCGCCGCAGGGGGTCTATTCCGCCTGCCTCGCCAGCTACCGCTGAAAGTCGCGCTCGAGATGGGTCTCACCGGCGATCCGATCTCGGCGGAACGAGCCTGGCAGTTGGGTTTGGTGAACGTCCTGTGCGAGCCGGGGAAGGCGGTGGACGAAGCCTTTGCCCTCGCCGAGCGGATCAACGCCAACGCGCCGGTCGCGGTGCGGGAGACCCGACGGCTGATGCTCTCGCTCCCCTCTCAGGACGACGCCAAGGCGATCGAGGAGTCCGGCCGAGCGATGGCAAAGGTCATGTCCTCGGAAGATTTCGCGGAGGGGATCACGGCGTTCATCGAGAAGCGCCCGCCCCGTTGGAAGGGTCGCTGA
- a CDS encoding putative peptidase/amidohydrolase: MRRPTPDAGTNVAGEDESRQEVGVLVEKLADRAAALRNDLVSLSHDIHSNPELCYEERFAHDRICEFFERAGWRVTRRAYGLETAFEARHGSGRPVVAFLCEYDALPGIGHGCGHNVIAATSVGAGLLAAGALSPGEGSIVVLGTPAEEGGGGKIRLAEAGAFDEVDAALMVHPANADLEEMSTVAVSQFEVRYFGEAAHAAAFPHQGRNALDAAVLGYLNVAALRQHIRPSERIHGIITRGGDKPNVIPARAASEWYVRSPDLDSLAALEKRFEACIRAGADAAGCRVELVKRPEVYAELRTNRTLLDVFALAMEAQGRPLAPPSDECSVVGSTDMGNVSHLVPSIHPMIRIAPATVAIHTPEFAEYAVSATAEEAIAIGAISMATTGLMLIRYPQLLRRAWQDHHEHGAESTYG; encoded by the coding sequence GTGCGACGGCCCACTCCTGACGCCGGAACGAATGTCGCCGGCGAGGACGAGTCTCGTCAGGAGGTGGGCGTCCTCGTGGAGAAGCTGGCCGATCGAGCGGCTGCCCTCCGGAACGACCTCGTGTCCCTCTCCCATGACATCCACTCCAACCCGGAGCTCTGCTACGAGGAGCGTTTCGCACACGATCGCATTTGTGAGTTCTTCGAGCGTGCCGGCTGGCGCGTCACTCGTCGGGCCTACGGTTTGGAGACCGCTTTCGAGGCCCGCCATGGGTCGGGACGCCCGGTGGTGGCGTTTCTGTGCGAATACGACGCCCTGCCGGGCATCGGACATGGATGCGGACACAACGTCATAGCCGCCACATCGGTCGGTGCGGGTCTGTTGGCCGCCGGTGCGCTCTCACCGGGAGAAGGATCGATCGTGGTGCTGGGGACACCGGCTGAGGAGGGCGGTGGCGGCAAGATTCGGCTCGCAGAGGCCGGCGCGTTCGACGAGGTGGATGCAGCCCTCATGGTGCATCCGGCGAACGCGGACCTAGAGGAGATGTCGACGGTAGCCGTGTCGCAGTTCGAAGTCCGCTACTTCGGAGAGGCCGCTCACGCCGCCGCATTTCCGCACCAGGGCCGGAACGCCCTGGACGCCGCGGTCCTCGGGTATTTGAACGTTGCGGCGCTGCGGCAACACATCAGGCCGTCCGAACGCATCCACGGCATCATCACGCGCGGAGGAGACAAACCGAACGTCATACCTGCCAGAGCTGCTTCGGAGTGGTACGTCCGCTCGCCCGACCTGGACTCGCTCGCCGCGCTGGAAAAGCGTTTCGAGGCCTGCATCCGCGCAGGAGCCGACGCCGCGGGCTGCCGAGTAGAGTTGGTGAAGCGCCCCGAGGTCTACGCAGAGCTGCGCACCAACAGGACGTTGCTCGACGTATTCGCCCTTGCGATGGAGGCGCAGGGAAGACCGCTGGCCCCACCCTCTGACGAGTGCTCGGTGGTGGGCAGCACCGACATGGGGAACGTGAGCCATCTGGTGCCTTCGATCCACCCGATGATCCGCATAGCCCCTGCCACCGTGGCCATACACACGCCCGAGTTCGCCGAGTACGCCGTGTCGGCTACAGCGGAGGAGGCCATTGCCATCGGCGCCATCTCCATGGCAACAACCGGCCTCATGCTAATCCGCTACCCCCAGCTGCTCCGGCGTGCCTGGCAGGACCACCACGAGCACGGGGCCGAATCGACCTACGGGTAA
- a CDS encoding decaprenyl-phosphate phosphoribosyltransferase: MSVPDRVGSPDAEAQRTEHRERRPFLLALLVASRPKQWLKNVLVFAAPAAAGVLHDSEEAMLTVAAFVSFCLASSGTYLLNDAADAERDRLHHSKRNRPVAAGDISEATARFAGALLLAAGCAVGLPLGRPGLSLVVAVYAGLTISYSTWIKHVPVFDMAAVAGGFLLRAVGGAVAADVPISSWFFIVASAGSLFMVAGKRTAELVELGDRAGEVRPALSAYSDSFLLYVRTLSSGTAVLAYCLWAFEQADTNPDGADLYELSAIPFVLAVLRYALLLDAGRGEAPEDLVLEDRPLLVMALVWAVVFAGAVYAG, encoded by the coding sequence ATGAGCGTTCCCGACCGAGTCGGGTCCCCGGACGCGGAGGCCCAGCGCACCGAACACCGAGAGCGACGTCCGTTCCTGCTCGCTCTCCTCGTGGCGTCGCGGCCGAAGCAGTGGTTGAAGAACGTGCTGGTCTTCGCCGCCCCTGCAGCCGCAGGCGTCCTCCACGACTCCGAAGAGGCGATGCTCACCGTGGCGGCTTTCGTCTCGTTCTGTCTGGCGTCGTCTGGGACATATCTGCTCAACGACGCCGCCGATGCAGAGCGCGACCGCTTGCACCACTCCAAGCGGAATCGTCCCGTCGCCGCGGGCGACATCTCCGAGGCCACGGCTCGCTTCGCCGGAGCTCTCCTCCTCGCCGCGGGGTGTGCGGTGGGGCTGCCGCTCGGACGGCCGGGGCTCAGCCTCGTCGTGGCCGTCTACGCCGGCCTGACCATCTCCTACAGCACCTGGATCAAGCACGTACCCGTCTTCGACATGGCTGCCGTCGCGGGCGGATTCCTGCTCCGGGCGGTCGGCGGGGCGGTGGCGGCCGACGTTCCCATCTCCTCGTGGTTCTTCATCGTCGCCTCTGCGGGGTCTCTGTTCATGGTGGCCGGAAAACGCACCGCAGAGCTCGTCGAGTTGGGCGACAGAGCCGGTGAGGTGAGGCCGGCACTGAGTGCATACAGCGACTCGTTCCTGCTGTACGTGCGCACGCTCTCGTCGGGAACGGCAGTGCTCGCCTACTGCCTCTGGGCCTTCGAGCAAGCCGACACCAACCCCGACGGTGCCGACCTCTACGAACTGTCGGCCATTCCTTTCGTCCTCGCAGTGCTTCGCTATGCGCTGCTGCTCGATGCAGGGCGTGGCGAGGCGCCCGAAGACTTGGTGCTGGAGGACCGGCCGCTGCTGGTGATGGCGCTCGTCTGGGCCGTGGTGTTCGCGGGAGCCGTGTATGCGGGGTGA
- a CDS encoding hypothetical protein (possible pseudo, frameshifted), translating into MHGKNHHRAGTFCAHVRRLTLLLADGTVREVSPVSDGDLFWATAGGMGMTGVVLEAVIQMERVETSRLAVDTIRCPDLERTMEEMLVQDRRHPYTVAWIDLMAAGRAMGRSVITAGRFATEADLPPPMRSRPLAFETRPALPAPPWAPSNLLNRLTVAAFNELWFRKAPARREGEIQTIGQFFHPLDMVEGWNRLYGRRGFLQWQCVLPDGAEKALQAIVERLVSARCTSFLAVLKRFGAANPGPLSFPMAGWTLSLDIPGGLRDLGPLLDELDRMVATNGGRLYLAKDSRMRPEILEETYPRLDAWREVREKVDPGHRLQSDLGRRLGL; encoded by the coding sequence GTGCACGGGAAGAATCACCATAGGGCCGGGACTTTCTGCGCTCACGTGCGACGGCTCACGCTTCTTCTCGCGGACGGCACGGTGAGAGAGGTGTCGCCGGTGAGTGACGGCGACCTCTTCTGGGCGACCGCCGGGGGAATGGGCATGACGGGGGTCGTGCTCGAGGCCGTGATCCAGATGGAGCGGGTCGAGACCAGTCGCCTGGCCGTCGACACGATCCGATGCCCGGACCTCGAGCGCACGATGGAGGAGATGCTCGTCCAAGACCGGCGACATCCCTACACAGTCGCATGGATCGACCTCATGGCGGCAGGCCGCGCGATGGGGCGCAGCGTCATTACGGCCGGAAGGTTCGCCACCGAAGCGGACCTACCGCCTCCCATGCGGTCGCGACCTCTGGCGTTCGAGACACGGCCTGCGCTACCCGCACCGCCGTGGGCTCCGTCCAACCTCCTCAACCGACTCACCGTCGCGGCATTCAACGAACTCTGGTTCAGGAAGGCGCCGGCGAGACGGGAGGGCGAGATACAGACGATCGGCCAGTTCTTCCATCCCCTCGACATGGTCGAGGGCTGGAACCGGCTATACGGCCGTCGGGGCTTCCTCCAGTGGCAGTGCGTCTTACCCGACGGGGCCGAGAAGGCACTGCAGGCCATAGTCGAACGCCTCGTCTCCGCCCGATGCACCTCCTTCCTGGCGGTCCTGAAACGCTTCGGAGCAGCCAACCCCGGACCCCTGTCCTTTCCGATGGCCGGGTGGACCCTCTCCTTGGACATCCCCGGCGGGCTACGCGATCTCGGCCCGCTGCTCGACGAGCTCGACCGGATGGTGGCTACCAACGGAGGAAGGCTGTACCTGGCCAAGGACTCCCGCATGCGACCCGAGATCCTCGAAGAGACGTACCCCCGTCTCGACGCTTGGCGCGAGGTCCGCGAAAAGGTCGATCCCGGACACAGACTGCAGAGCGATCTCGGGAGGAGACTCGGACTCTGA
- a CDS encoding thymidylate synthase, with amino-acid sequence MEQFTAEEADVLRRYFTNLDGPVFALVNLPEVVKGALFARYSRSPKSLRRLFLDEFVGDLDISGDVTVDATVGLTRAEELYDRVFFEYGDDSVAQLGGVHLACEQASNLLTKILEWGRLMSYLEQSTRYIAYDTRLSGRYRYYRPPEVLSSRLGARYVGQMDRIFDAYSELVPRMQEFFRDNVERRPEDSDFVYRQAIRAKAFDTLRGILPAASLSNVGIYGSGQAFEALLLRMRAHPLPEARQYADLMLTELRKVIPSFLKRVDRPDRGGAWSEYLRSTREGMERLAERLFGEGETPVEQATQVRLVDFDPDAETKMVVAMLYPYTDRSEDDLRRLVESMTTEQRLEVVRTYCGERKNRRHKPGRALERPFYRFDVLADYGAFRDLQRHRMLTIEWQPLSPRHGYVCPEAVDLAGERELYDEAMARSAQLYEDLAEEFPQQAPYAVCLAYRVRFVIHMNAREAMHMLELRTTPQGHPVYREICQQMHRLIRDQAGHRAIAEMMRFVDHSPEPPLGRLDEVRRAEARRGGVA; translated from the coding sequence GTGGAACAGTTCACCGCCGAGGAGGCGGACGTTCTCCGTCGCTACTTCACGAACCTCGACGGGCCTGTCTTCGCCCTGGTGAACCTCCCAGAGGTGGTGAAGGGAGCCCTTTTCGCCCGCTACTCGCGATCGCCCAAGAGCCTCAGGCGCCTATTCCTCGACGAGTTCGTCGGGGACCTCGACATCTCCGGGGACGTGACGGTCGACGCCACGGTCGGCCTCACCCGGGCCGAGGAGCTGTACGACCGGGTCTTCTTCGAGTACGGCGACGACTCCGTGGCCCAGCTCGGAGGCGTTCATCTCGCATGCGAGCAGGCCTCCAACCTGCTCACCAAGATCCTCGAGTGGGGGCGGCTGATGTCGTACCTCGAACAGTCCACCCGCTACATCGCGTACGACACCCGGCTGTCGGGGCGATACCGCTACTACAGGCCGCCGGAGGTCCTGTCGTCCCGACTCGGCGCCCGCTACGTCGGCCAGATGGATCGGATCTTCGACGCGTACTCGGAGCTCGTGCCTCGCATGCAGGAGTTCTTCCGAGACAACGTCGAACGTCGACCCGAGGATTCCGACTTCGTGTACAGACAAGCCATCCGCGCGAAGGCCTTCGACACTCTGAGGGGCATCCTCCCCGCCGCCTCACTCTCCAACGTGGGCATTTACGGGAGCGGTCAGGCCTTCGAGGCTCTTCTGCTGCGCATGCGAGCACACCCGCTTCCCGAGGCTCGCCAGTACGCCGACCTCATGCTCACCGAACTGCGCAAGGTGATCCCCTCTTTCCTCAAGCGGGTCGACAGGCCCGACAGGGGAGGGGCGTGGTCCGAATACCTCCGTTCGACGAGAGAGGGAATGGAGAGGCTCGCGGAGCGCCTGTTCGGAGAGGGGGAGACGCCGGTCGAGCAAGCGACACAGGTGCGGCTCGTCGACTTCGACCCGGACGCCGAGACGAAGATGGTCGTGGCGATGCTGTACCCGTACACCGACCGCTCCGAGGACGATCTGCGTCGCCTCGTCGAATCCATGACGACAGAGCAACGGCTCGAAGTCGTCCGCACCTATTGCGGAGAACGGAAGAATCGCCGGCACAAACCCGGCCGAGCGCTGGAACGACCCTTCTACCGCTTCGACGTGCTCGCCGACTACGGCGCGTTCCGGGACCTCCAGCGCCATCGGATGTTGACGATCGAGTGGCAGCCGCTGTCTCCGAGACACGGGTACGTGTGCCCCGAAGCCGTCGACCTGGCGGGAGAGAGGGAACTCTACGACGAGGCGATGGCTCGCTCCGCCCAGCTGTACGAGGACCTCGCCGAGGAGTTCCCCCAGCAGGCGCCTTACGCCGTCTGCCTCGCCTACCGTGTGAGGTTCGTCATCCACATGAACGCGCGTGAGGCGATGCACATGCTGGAGCTGCGGACCACTCCACAGGGTCACCCCGTCTACCGGGAGATCTGCCAACAGATGCATCGCCTCATCAGGGACCAGGCCGGACATCGAGCCATCGCGGAGATGATGCGCTTCGTCGACCACTCTCCCGAGCCGCCGCTGGGGCGGTTGGACGAGGTGAGGCGTGCGGAGGCGCGGCGCGGAGGCGTGGCCTGA
- the helY gene encoding ATP-dependent RNA helicase, producing the protein MTTEASTEIGPAAPPSVESFRATMGCPFELDAFQKEALAALAAGRSVLVSAPTSAGKTVVAEYAVLSALRTDGRCFYTTPLKALSNQKFRDFCGRFGEQNVGLLTGDNAIRAHAPVVVMTTEVLRNMLYSRSQSLAELRYVVLDEVHYLQDPYRGPVWEEVIIHLPPEVRLVCLSATISNAEEVAAWLGDVHGETAVVCSEERPVPLENLYLVGDRERDKLHLVPLLRRGRPHPSGERFNPIQPKGMRHRRRRWYTPSRLETIELLAQRDLLPAIYFIFSRQGCDEAASALARSGMSLVTPEQADLAEEALARALEQVGEEDLDALGVDRLREQVRAGVAPHHAGMVPPFKEAIEHLFAEGLLKVVFATETLALGVNMPARSVVIEKLSRFRGEGHSMLTPAEYTQMTGRAGRRGVDTKGFAVCLWSPFVSFQQVARLAGSRSFQLRSAFRPTYNMTANLVRSHTREEAEELLAMSLAQYQADRDVVRLERRLGSMRAKLRERLAEAECERGDVRSVAASASLGVRRRRERLAAELSRLKPGQVVRLGGDTVVVLAVSERRGRGPKLHVCSDKGVLVVSSARVDEPPRTLGRIELPTPFEPQRPDFVREVRARLRRFQERSREVGVTEAGEGSESETTVSGGDVADCPDLRRHLRALHAAERLEREIHALEKVIASKTDTLTSQFERVLDLLRAWDYVEGEWMLTERGEILAGVFHECDLLVAESICEGILDDLGPEALAGVVSCLTYEHRAREEPPEPWFPDGETRSRFVELEELSRALNEEERARRLPLTRSVDPSFLPVVHAWCTGAPLDVLLEEFDEVSGGDFVRNTRQVIDLLQQIATVTAGSELSDRAVEAARRLERGVVAVSSALG; encoded by the coding sequence ATGACCACCGAGGCGTCCACCGAGATCGGACCGGCTGCGCCGCCGAGCGTGGAGAGCTTCCGCGCGACCATGGGCTGCCCGTTCGAGCTGGATGCGTTCCAGAAAGAGGCGCTAGCCGCCCTGGCAGCGGGTCGATCGGTTCTCGTCTCCGCTCCGACGAGTGCGGGCAAGACCGTGGTGGCCGAGTATGCCGTGCTCTCCGCCCTGCGCACGGACGGCCGTTGCTTCTACACGACTCCGCTCAAAGCTCTCTCCAACCAGAAGTTCCGGGACTTCTGCGGGCGATTCGGCGAACAGAACGTCGGACTGTTGACGGGCGACAACGCGATCCGCGCCCACGCACCCGTGGTTGTGATGACCACAGAGGTCCTGCGGAACATGCTGTACTCCCGCTCACAGTCGCTCGCCGAGCTCCGCTACGTGGTGCTCGACGAGGTCCACTACCTCCAAGACCCATACAGAGGCCCTGTTTGGGAGGAGGTGATCATCCACCTCCCGCCCGAGGTACGCCTCGTCTGCCTCTCTGCGACCATCTCGAACGCGGAGGAGGTGGCAGCCTGGCTCGGTGACGTGCACGGAGAGACGGCCGTGGTCTGCAGCGAGGAACGACCGGTGCCACTCGAGAACCTCTACCTGGTCGGCGATCGGGAACGAGACAAGTTGCACCTGGTTCCCCTGCTGCGCAGGGGGCGTCCTCATCCGTCAGGGGAGCGGTTCAACCCGATCCAGCCCAAGGGTATGCGGCACCGCAGGCGACGCTGGTACACGCCGTCACGCCTCGAGACGATCGAGCTCCTCGCCCAACGGGACCTGCTGCCGGCGATCTACTTCATCTTCTCTCGACAAGGCTGTGACGAAGCCGCGTCGGCTCTGGCGAGGTCCGGCATGTCCCTCGTCACGCCGGAGCAGGCCGATCTGGCAGAGGAGGCACTCGCACGAGCTCTCGAACAGGTCGGTGAGGAGGATCTGGACGCGCTCGGAGTCGATCGGCTGCGGGAGCAAGTGCGCGCAGGAGTGGCCCCGCATCATGCGGGGATGGTGCCTCCTTTCAAAGAGGCGATCGAGCATCTGTTCGCAGAAGGCCTCCTGAAAGTGGTGTTCGCCACCGAGACCCTCGCCCTGGGTGTCAACATGCCGGCCAGGAGCGTCGTGATCGAGAAGCTGTCACGCTTCAGAGGCGAGGGGCACTCGATGCTCACACCCGCCGAGTACACCCAGATGACCGGGAGGGCGGGGAGGCGAGGGGTCGACACCAAGGGGTTCGCCGTCTGCCTGTGGTCTCCCTTCGTCTCGTTCCAGCAGGTGGCGCGGCTGGCCGGAAGTCGCAGCTTCCAACTCCGGTCCGCCTTCCGGCCGACGTACAACATGACGGCGAACCTGGTGAGGTCGCACACCCGTGAAGAAGCCGAAGAATTGTTGGCGATGAGCCTGGCGCAGTACCAGGCCGATCGGGACGTGGTCCGCCTCGAGAGGCGGCTCGGCTCGATGCGAGCCAAGCTCCGAGAGAGGCTGGCAGAAGCCGAGTGCGAGAGGGGGGACGTCAGGAGCGTCGCGGCGTCAGCCTCTCTGGGTGTCCGCAGGAGACGTGAGCGGCTCGCTGCCGAACTGAGCCGCCTCAAGCCGGGCCAGGTGGTGCGGCTGGGAGGGGACACCGTGGTGGTGCTCGCGGTGAGCGAGAGGCGCGGGAGGGGTCCGAAGCTGCACGTGTGTTCGGACAAAGGGGTCTTGGTCGTCTCGTCTGCGAGGGTCGACGAGCCGCCGCGCACGCTCGGCCGGATCGAGTTGCCCACTCCGTTCGAACCGCAGAGACCGGATTTCGTGCGGGAGGTCAGAGCCCGGCTGAGACGTTTCCAGGAGCGGTCTCGGGAAGTAGGGGTGACGGAAGCCGGCGAGGGCAGCGAATCGGAGACGACGGTCTCCGGCGGTGACGTGGCGGACTGTCCGGACTTGCGCCGACACCTGCGTGCGCTGCATGCCGCCGAGCGGCTCGAGCGGGAGATCCACGCGCTCGAGAAGGTGATCGCGTCCAAGACCGACACGCTCACATCTCAGTTCGAGAGGGTGCTGGACCTGCTGAGGGCGTGGGATTACGTGGAAGGAGAGTGGATGCTGACAGAGCGAGGGGAGATCCTCGCGGGCGTGTTCCACGAGTGCGACCTGCTGGTCGCAGAATCGATTTGTGAGGGCATCCTCGACGACCTCGGTCCTGAAGCACTCGCAGGCGTGGTCTCGTGCCTCACCTACGAACATCGCGCTCGTGAGGAGCCTCCCGAACCGTGGTTTCCCGACGGGGAGACGAGGAGTCGCTTCGTGGAACTCGAAGAGCTGTCGCGGGCACTGAACGAAGAGGAGCGCGCGCGGAGGCTGCCGTTGACCCGCTCGGTGGACCCTTCGTTCCTACCGGTCGTGCACGCGTGGTGCACGGGAGCACCCTTGGACGTGCTGCTCGAGGAGTTCGACGAAGTGAGCGGCGGTGACTTCGTCCGCAACACCCGTCAGGTCATCGACCTGTTGCAGCAGATCGCGACCGTCACCGCCGGCAGCGAGCTGTCCGATCGGGCCGTGGAGGCTGCTCGGCGCCTCGAACGAGGGGTGGTGGCCGTCTCGTCCGCACTCGGCTGA
- a CDS encoding short-chain dehydrogenase translates to MRNAVGSVQSALVIGGTSDIAAATCRELVERGCRRLLLAGRDEAALEVTAAELRHLGGEGTRVDILGFDAVDFASHEALVDKAFSDGDVDLVLFALGVLGSSEEFWSDPDAAVRAVEVNFTSGVSLLLRCAARMRSQGHGELVVLSSVAAERVRKSNFVYGASKAGLDGFALGLGDALEGSGVHVTVVRPGFVRTKMTAGMREAPLAVDPERVARDVVAALERGDSIVWSPRTLRPVMSVVRHLPRPLFRRLPF, encoded by the coding sequence GTGAGAAACGCAGTCGGTTCCGTTCAATCTGCTCTCGTCATCGGGGGCACCTCCGACATCGCGGCGGCGACATGCCGCGAGCTCGTCGAGCGGGGGTGTCGTCGCCTGCTGCTCGCGGGTCGAGACGAGGCCGCGTTGGAGGTCACTGCAGCGGAGCTGCGGCACCTGGGCGGCGAAGGCACCCGAGTCGACATCCTCGGATTCGACGCTGTGGACTTTGCTTCCCACGAAGCACTGGTCGACAAGGCATTCTCGGACGGCGACGTGGATCTCGTGCTGTTCGCGCTCGGGGTCTTGGGAAGCTCTGAAGAGTTCTGGTCAGACCCGGACGCGGCCGTGCGAGCAGTCGAGGTGAACTTCACTTCAGGAGTCTCACTGTTGCTCCGCTGCGCCGCGCGCATGCGCAGCCAGGGTCACGGGGAGCTCGTGGTGCTCTCCTCCGTGGCCGCCGAGCGCGTCCGCAAGTCGAACTTCGTCTACGGTGCATCGAAGGCAGGCCTAGACGGCTTCGCTCTGGGACTCGGAGACGCCCTCGAAGGAAGCGGAGTGCACGTGACCGTCGTGCGGCCCGGATTCGTCAGGACGAAGATGACGGCCGGCATGCGGGAAGCGCCCCTGGCCGTCGATCCCGAGCGAGTGGCGCGGGACGTGGTGGCCGCACTGGAACGGGGCGACTCGATCGTGTGGTCGCCTCGGACGCTCCGCCCGGTCATGAGCGTCGTCCGTCATCTCCCGCGCCCGCTGTTCAGACGCCTGCCCTTCTGA